In a genomic window of Planctomycetaceae bacterium:
- a CDS encoding rhodanese-like domain-containing protein — protein sequence MAANHSPQFLSIVNSVRSQIRECTVHDVAVRLLDGSHFHLVDVREESEFAAGRIPGALHIGKGIIERDIEERIPDQSATIILYCGGGYRSALAAFNLQQMGYVNVISMDGGFRGWTDAGHAVDA from the coding sequence ATGGCAGCGAATCATTCGCCGCAGTTCCTGAGCATTGTCAATTCGGTCCGCAGCCAAATCCGGGAATGCACGGTCCATGATGTGGCAGTGCGGCTGCTGGATGGTTCGCATTTCCATTTGGTCGACGTCAGGGAAGAAAGCGAATTCGCCGCCGGCCGAATTCCCGGCGCTCTGCATATCGGCAAGGGAATCATCGAACGGGACATTGAAGAACGAATTCCCGATCAATCCGCGACCATCATTCTTTACTGCGGCGGCGGCTATCGATCGGCGCTGGCGGCCTTTAATCTGCAGCAGATGGGATACGTCAACGTAATCTCCATGGATGGCGGTTTTCGAGGCTGGACGGATGCCGGGCACGCGGTGGACGCATAA
- the thpR gene encoding RNA 2',3'-cyclic phosphodiesterase codes for MAGFLRIFAGCRIAADERLDAVLDDFESRHPGFRCVRPGNLHVTICFLGEIPDEVAGDFADCLTEQFVDVPEFDAAIGGPGGFPASGRASIVWLSVTPTETFTRLNARCVEAAEVLGLNTEERPFHPHLTIARMPARRRRWRRPAKPPACADIREFAEDWSNEPVSIQRISSVTVFSSQLAPGGSIYRPLREIPLASADPKSH; via the coding sequence GTGGCAGGGTTTCTTCGCATTTTTGCCGGCTGCCGAATTGCTGCTGACGAGCGTCTTGACGCCGTGCTGGACGACTTTGAATCGCGTCACCCGGGCTTTCGCTGCGTGAGGCCGGGCAACCTGCACGTGACGATTTGCTTTCTTGGTGAGATCCCCGATGAGGTTGCCGGCGACTTCGCCGATTGCCTGACCGAACAATTCGTCGATGTTCCGGAATTTGACGCGGCGATTGGTGGGCCCGGCGGTTTTCCGGCGTCAGGTCGAGCTTCGATCGTGTGGCTGAGCGTCACGCCGACCGAGACGTTCACCAGATTGAATGCACGGTGCGTCGAGGCGGCCGAAGTACTGGGTCTCAACACAGAAGAACGGCCGTTTCATCCTCACCTGACCATCGCCAGAATGCCCGCGAGGCGCCGACGATGGCGACGTCCTGCAAAGCCGCCTGCTTGTGCCGACATTCGTGAATTCGCGGAGGATTGGAGCAATGAGCCGGTCTCGATCCAGCGTATCAGTTCAGTGACCGTCTTCTCATCGCAACTGGCGCCCGGTGGTTCGATTTACCGTCCGCTGCGTGAAATCCCGCTGGCCTCAGCCGATCCAAAATCGCACTGA
- a CDS encoding branched-chain amino acid aminotransferase, which yields MMNILHALKNDENGFIVSAELVLVGTILVVGMITGLSELSFNVNQELEDVGSAVGGINQTYYYTLASGQKGEAVGSTFLDFADECDNACNISCNSPGRPEQGAY from the coding sequence ATGATGAACATTCTGCACGCACTCAAGAACGACGAAAACGGTTTCATTGTCTCAGCCGAACTGGTACTGGTCGGCACGATCCTTGTGGTCGGCATGATCACAGGTCTGAGCGAACTGAGCTTCAATGTGAATCAGGAACTGGAAGACGTCGGCTCAGCGGTTGGCGGCATCAACCAGACCTATTACTACACTCTTGCGAGTGGTCAGAAAGGCGAAGCTGTCGGCAGCACGTTCCTGGACTTTGCCGATGAATGCGACAACGCCTGCAACATCAGCTGCAACAGCCCGGGCCGTCCGGAACAGGGTGCTTACTAA
- a CDS encoding Bax inhibitor-1 family protein → MSSPAGHQYDPYSAPMDMFVVDAQLQERLAFLRRVYTHVFGAILLLIGLEFLYFQTPIATTILQTFGRMWFIALIGVIAACWFAQKLACSGASAAAQYGGLGLYVFAESIFLVPAIGFALFRDPNILGKAAFLTFAITGGLTLVVIVSRKDFSFLRNALYLGGIALFAIGIASFFFGGFSLGILFSALVVVLMCGYILYETSLIMNHLPTTAHVAGALMIFGSMAELFRHLIYIMSFLNDD, encoded by the coding sequence ATGAGTTCACCCGCTGGACATCAATACGATCCCTACTCCGCTCCAATGGACATGTTCGTAGTCGATGCCCAGTTGCAGGAACGACTGGCGTTTCTGCGTCGTGTGTACACGCACGTGTTCGGAGCCATCCTGCTTCTGATTGGCCTGGAGTTCCTCTATTTCCAGACACCGATCGCGACGACGATCCTGCAGACATTCGGCCGGATGTGGTTCATCGCGCTGATCGGAGTCATCGCCGCGTGTTGGTTCGCTCAGAAGCTGGCCTGCAGCGGAGCGTCCGCAGCAGCTCAATATGGCGGTCTTGGCCTGTACGTCTTTGCGGAATCGATCTTCCTTGTCCCAGCCATCGGATTCGCGCTGTTTCGGGATCCGAACATTCTGGGAAAAGCCGCTTTTCTGACGTTTGCGATCACCGGAGGACTGACGCTGGTGGTGATCGTCAGCAGAAAGGACTTTTCGTTCCTTCGAAATGCACTCTATCTGGGAGGTATCGCGCTGTTCGCGATCGGCATCGCATCGTTCTTCTTCGGCGGCTTCAGCCTGGGAATTCTTTTCTCCGCGCTGGTCGTCGTGCTGATGTGCGGATACATCCTGTATGAAACATCGCTGATCATGAACCATCTGCCGACGACCGCCCATGTCGCGGGAGCACTGATGATCTTTGGCTCGATGGCCGAACTCTTCCGCCACCTGATCTACATTATGTCGTTCCTGAATGACGACTAA
- the argF gene encoding ornithine carbamoyltransferase: MPRHLISLYDLSPGDVTEILDTAIDLKQKYKQNDRPQLLPGRVLVQMFEKPSLRTRNSFEAAMVNLGGSGIFLTTAEVGLNGRESLYDVATVLSSYSDVITMRTFSHQLIEDFARYSSCPVINALSDDRHPCQALTDLLTLREAFGDLQGRHLVFVGDGNNVSRSLAIAAAMTGMKMTLAVPEGYELCSSFTAELTKQFPRAQFTQSHDPKDAVRSADVIYTDVWASMGQEAEAERRKQAFSGFQVNAELISAAPKQVKVMHDLPAKRGLEITDDVMDGPRSIVFQQAENRMHLARGLFAWLLT; encoded by the coding sequence ATGCCCCGACATCTGATTTCATTGTATGACCTGAGCCCCGGTGACGTGACAGAGATTCTCGACACGGCCATCGACCTGAAGCAGAAGTACAAGCAGAACGACCGCCCGCAGCTTCTACCGGGACGCGTTCTGGTTCAGATGTTTGAAAAGCCCTCCCTGAGAACGCGCAACAGCTTCGAAGCCGCGATGGTGAATCTGGGAGGATCCGGGATCTTTCTGACAACGGCCGAAGTCGGTCTGAATGGACGTGAATCGCTCTACGACGTCGCCACCGTGCTGAGTTCGTACAGCGATGTCATCACGATGCGCACTTTTTCACACCAGTTGATCGAAGACTTTGCCAGGTATTCTTCGTGTCCGGTTATCAATGCACTCTCCGACGACCGCCATCCCTGCCAGGCTCTGACGGACCTGCTGACATTGCGCGAGGCGTTCGGTGATCTTCAGGGCCGGCACCTGGTATTCGTCGGCGACGGAAACAATGTATCCCGGTCGCTGGCGATCGCGGCGGCCATGACGGGCATGAAAATGACGCTGGCGGTTCCGGAAGGCTACGAGCTGTGCAGTAGCTTTACTGCCGAGCTCACGAAGCAGTTTCCGAGGGCTCAGTTCACTCAATCGCACGACCCCAAAGACGCGGTACGTTCCGCGGACGTCATTTACACCGATGTCTGGGCCAGCATGGGTCAGGAAGCGGAAGCCGAACGTCGGAAGCAGGCGTTTTCCGGATTTCAGGTCAACGCGGAACTCATCAGCGCGGCGCCGAAACAGGTGAAGGTGATGCACGACCTGCCCGCCAAGCGAGGGCTGGAAATCACTGATGACGTCATGGACGGACCGCGCAGCATCGTGTTTCAGCAGGCGGAAAACCGCATGCATTTGGCACGAGGCCTGTTCGCCTGGCTGCTGACATGA
- the glpK gene encoding glycerol kinase GlpK — MKYILALDQGTTSSRALLFDQRGSIVAVAQREFPQLFPKPGWVEHDPEDIWSSQLAVGKAVLRKASATAKDIAAIGITNQRETTVVWDRATGEAVSNAIVWQDRRTAGICEKLAADGAGPVIQQKTGLVLDAYFSGTKVRWILDNIRKLRARAAKGDLAFGTVDSWLMWKLTGGALHVTDATNAGRTMLFNINTQQWDDELLTLFNVPRAVLPDVRSSSEVYASTKAFGGSIPVAGIAGDQHAALFGQACMEPGMVKNTYGTGCFMLMNTGTKPVPSTHKLLTTIAWKIGDRTEYALEGSIFIAGAVVQWLRDGLGLIRKSSDVETLAAQVPDTGGVYLVPAFAGLGAPHWDPHARGTLVGLTRGTTASHIARAALEGIAYQTAEVLQAMEADSGIRLKQLRVDGGASVNNLLMQFQADILGVPVVRPRISETTALGAAYLAGLAVGFWKDQREIAGQWQEDSRFRPGMKRGDRRKLRDHWARAVDRARGWDAG, encoded by the coding sequence GTGAAATACATTCTTGCTCTGGACCAGGGAACCACCAGTTCGCGCGCACTGCTGTTCGACCAGCGTGGTTCGATCGTCGCTGTGGCGCAGCGGGAGTTTCCTCAGCTCTTTCCGAAACCGGGCTGGGTCGAGCATGATCCGGAGGACATCTGGTCGTCGCAACTTGCTGTCGGAAAGGCTGTGCTGAGAAAGGCGTCGGCGACAGCGAAGGATATCGCCGCGATCGGCATCACGAATCAGCGGGAAACGACAGTCGTCTGGGATCGTGCGACCGGCGAGGCAGTCAGCAACGCGATCGTCTGGCAGGACCGCCGGACGGCTGGCATCTGTGAAAAGCTGGCCGCCGACGGAGCCGGGCCGGTCATTCAGCAGAAGACGGGACTTGTGCTCGACGCGTACTTTTCCGGCACCAAAGTCCGCTGGATACTGGACAACATCAGAAAACTGAGGGCAAGAGCCGCGAAGGGTGATCTGGCGTTCGGTACCGTCGATTCGTGGCTGATGTGGAAGCTGACGGGCGGGGCACTGCACGTGACGGACGCAACCAACGCGGGCCGTACGATGCTGTTCAATATCAATACTCAGCAGTGGGACGACGAACTGTTGACACTGTTCAACGTGCCTCGGGCTGTATTGCCGGACGTGCGTTCGTCCAGCGAAGTCTACGCCAGTACGAAAGCGTTCGGCGGATCGATCCCCGTTGCCGGGATCGCCGGGGACCAGCACGCGGCGCTGTTTGGACAGGCCTGCATGGAACCCGGGATGGTGAAGAACACGTACGGGACAGGTTGCTTCATGCTGATGAACACCGGCACAAAGCCCGTGCCTTCGACTCACAAGCTGCTGACAACCATTGCGTGGAAAATCGGCGACCGAACCGAATACGCGCTGGAAGGAAGCATCTTTATCGCCGGTGCCGTTGTGCAGTGGCTGCGCGACGGTTTGGGTCTGATCCGAAAATCGAGCGACGTGGAAACTCTGGCGGCTCAGGTGCCGGATACCGGAGGCGTCTATCTTGTGCCGGCGTTCGCGGGCCTGGGAGCCCCTCACTGGGATCCGCACGCTCGCGGCACGCTGGTCGGACTGACTCGCGGCACGACGGCTTCGCACATCGCCCGGGCAGCTCTGGAAGGGATTGCCTATCAAACGGCCGAGGTGCTGCAGGCGATGGAAGCGGACTCCGGCATCAGACTCAAGCAGCTTCGCGTCGATGGTGGTGCTTCCGTAAATAATCTGCTGATGCAGTTCCAGGCCGACATTCTGGGCGTTCCGGTGGTGCGTCCGCGGATTTCCGAAACGACGGCTCTGGGAGCGGCGTACCTTGCGGGCCTGGCGGTTGGGTTCTGGAAAGATCAGCGGGAAATCGCCGGACAGTGGCAGGAGGATTCGCGATTTCGTCCCGGGATGAAGCGGGGTGATCGCAGAAAGCTGCGCGATCACTGGGCTCGCGCGGTTGACCGAGCCAGAGGCTGGGACGCGGGATAG
- a CDS encoding DUF2760 domain-containing protein, producing the protein MGRLGLALKILFNSQVAQQALDALSGRPAALPDTSATTVEKPAPAAPPKPDRSDAVTLLAALQREARFVDFIQESIDGYNDAQVGAAVREIHRGCRTVLDRMFAPTPVVESREGSTVEVPDAKSERYRLTGNVAQTASGSVAGQLVHHGWQTTKCDVPKWSGSRKGAAVIAPAEVQVP; encoded by the coding sequence ATGGGACGACTTGGTCTCGCGCTAAAGATTTTGTTCAACAGCCAGGTCGCTCAGCAGGCCCTGGACGCGTTGTCCGGCAGGCCGGCGGCTCTGCCAGACACGTCCGCGACTACCGTGGAAAAGCCCGCACCGGCGGCCCCGCCAAAACCCGATCGCAGCGACGCTGTTACTCTGCTGGCCGCGCTTCAGCGAGAAGCTCGGTTTGTGGATTTCATTCAGGAATCGATCGACGGCTACAACGATGCTCAGGTCGGCGCCGCGGTTCGTGAAATTCACCGCGGCTGCCGGACGGTGCTGGACCGCATGTTCGCCCCGACTCCGGTTGTCGAAAGCAGGGAAGGAAGCACGGTCGAAGTTCCGGACGCAAAATCGGAGCGGTATCGGTTGACGGGCAACGTCGCCCAGACGGCGTCAGGCAGTGTGGCCGGACAACTCGTTCATCACGGCTGGCAGACGACGAAATGCGATGTCCCCAAATGGTCCGGCAGCAGGAAAGGGGCGGCGGTGATTGCTCCGGCTGAAGTCCAGGTGCCGTGA
- a CDS encoding dihydroxy-acid dehydratase: MPGTTNWNSQQLTHGWQRGLTAFYYAIGMTDQDFDKPQVGIGVPLLEGNTCNVHAYELAKELQAGCQDAGLLAFPFGTPGVSDNITQGNEGGNASLPSRNLIANSAECVITAHCYDAMIGLHNCDKNGPGFAMALARTNYPGLIVSGGSILPGCHDGKDITILDVYDSQAAVATGSMTAEEGDEIIRRACPGPGGCGIAASFNTWGLAMEAIGLMLPASSSIPAVDPAKREECRATGVAVKRLLERGIRPRDVLTKAAFRNAAVTIAAAGGSTNGVLHLLALAREAGVDFTLRDLQPIFRETPVLCSFAPRGPRTMVDLHRIGGTPVLLKHLLDCGLLDGSCLTVTGGSLAENLADVGPPPDGQDLIVDVPNAYKPFADMQVCFGNLAPDGIVFKVSSMKEPHFEGTAVCFDDPRDIVKAVEQRRIRPGSVIVLRYWGPVASGMPEVLVASAALAVPELDGKVAFISDTRVSGVSHGAIGVHCSPEAAVGGPIACVADGDVIAFDLLKGTVEVRVSNAELQRRKANLRDWKPREPRRGYLADFCATVSQAHHGCVSTALIPDA; this comes from the coding sequence ATGCCAGGCACCACCAACTGGAACAGCCAGCAACTGACGCACGGCTGGCAGCGCGGACTGACCGCCTTCTACTACGCCATCGGAATGACCGACCAGGACTTCGACAAGCCGCAGGTCGGAATCGGAGTACCGCTGCTGGAAGGCAATACCTGCAACGTCCACGCCTATGAGCTGGCGAAGGAACTTCAGGCCGGTTGCCAGGACGCGGGACTGCTGGCATTTCCGTTCGGAACTCCGGGCGTCAGCGATAACATTACTCAGGGAAATGAAGGCGGCAATGCCAGCCTGCCGTCCCGCAATCTGATCGCAAACAGTGCCGAATGCGTCATCACGGCTCATTGCTATGATGCCATGATCGGGCTGCACAACTGTGATAAGAACGGCCCCGGCTTCGCGATGGCTCTGGCTCGCACGAATTACCCGGGGCTGATCGTCAGCGGCGGAAGCATCCTGCCGGGCTGCCACGACGGAAAAGACATCACGATCCTGGACGTGTATGACTCGCAGGCCGCTGTCGCAACCGGCTCAATGACGGCTGAAGAAGGGGATGAGATCATTCGCAGGGCCTGCCCCGGACCCGGCGGGTGTGGAATCGCCGCTTCGTTCAACACCTGGGGCCTGGCGATGGAAGCCATCGGGCTGATGCTGCCGGCCAGCAGTTCCATTCCTGCCGTGGATCCGGCCAAGCGCGAAGAATGCCGTGCCACCGGAGTCGCTGTGAAACGCCTGCTGGAACGCGGCATTCGTCCTCGCGATGTTCTGACCAAAGCTGCGTTCCGTAATGCCGCCGTCACAATCGCCGCAGCCGGAGGTTCAACCAACGGGGTGCTTCACCTGCTGGCGCTGGCTCGCGAAGCCGGTGTGGACTTCACGCTCAGGGATCTGCAGCCGATCTTCCGGGAAACTCCCGTGCTGTGCAGCTTTGCTCCGCGCGGGCCTCGAACGATGGTGGATCTGCACCGGATCGGCGGTACTCCGGTCCTGTTGAAGCACCTGCTGGACTGCGGGTTGCTGGACGGAAGCTGTCTGACGGTCACCGGAGGGTCGCTCGCCGAAAACCTGGCCGACGTCGGGCCGCCGCCGGACGGTCAGGATCTGATCGTCGATGTCCCAAACGCGTACAAGCCGTTCGCGGACATGCAGGTCTGCTTCGGAAATCTTGCTCCCGACGGCATCGTCTTCAAAGTGTCCAGCATGAAGGAACCGCACTTCGAAGGCACGGCTGTCTGCTTTGACGATCCTCGCGACATCGTCAAGGCGGTGGAACAGCGTCGCATCCGACCGGGATCTGTGATCGTGCTCAGGTACTGGGGACCGGTCGCATCCGGAATGCCGGAAGTCCTGGTTGCCAGCGCCGCTCTGGCAGTCCCGGAACTCGATGGCAAAGTGGCCTTCATCTCCGACACGCGCGTTTCCGGAGTTTCCCACGGAGCAATCGGAGTTCATTGCTCGCCGGAAGCAGCCGTCGGCGGACCGATCGCCTGCGTGGCTGACGGAGACGTGATTGCTTTTGACTTGCTGAAGGGAACGGTTGAGGTTCGCGTGAGCAATGCCGAACTGCAGCGGCGGAAGGCCAACCTGCGTGATTGGAAGCCCCGCGAACCTCGCCGCGGCTATCTGGCCGACTTCTGCGCCACTGTTTCTCAGGCACATCATGGCTGCGTCAGCACGGCGCTGATTCCCGACGCGTGA
- a CDS encoding polyphosphate kinase 2 family protein, translated as MPDTHRLLPGQQIELSEVPTRADDFHDDRRAAEREFRDLRDKLIKMQEMLYAESKQKLLVVLQAMDAGGKDSTIRRVFKGVNPQGVVVTPFKAPTSEELAHDFLWRIHNAVPATGMIGVFNRSHYEDVLVVRVHNLVPENVWRPRYEIINQFEKHLTESGTTILKFFLHISKEEQKKRFQDRLDDPEKHWKFDRADLSKRLEWDDYQLAFQDMLRFCTTEHAPWYAIPSDQKWYRNVAIARVMIDTLKRMNPKYPQSEDLSDVKFE; from the coding sequence ATGCCCGATACACACCGCCTGCTTCCAGGACAGCAAATCGAACTGTCCGAAGTTCCCACGCGAGCCGATGACTTTCACGATGATCGCCGTGCCGCCGAAAGGGAGTTTCGGGATCTGCGGGATAAGCTCATCAAGATGCAGGAGATGCTGTACGCGGAATCGAAGCAGAAGCTACTGGTTGTGCTCCAGGCGATGGATGCCGGCGGCAAGGACAGCACGATTCGCAGGGTGTTCAAGGGAGTGAATCCTCAGGGCGTGGTTGTGACGCCGTTCAAGGCTCCGACTTCAGAAGAACTGGCGCACGATTTCCTGTGGCGGATCCACAACGCGGTTCCCGCCACCGGCATGATCGGCGTCTTTAATCGTTCACACTATGAAGATGTGCTGGTGGTGCGGGTTCACAATCTTGTTCCCGAAAATGTCTGGCGACCCCGCTACGAGATTATCAATCAGTTTGAAAAGCACCTGACCGAATCCGGGACGACGATCCTGAAGTTCTTTCTGCACATTTCGAAGGAGGAGCAGAAGAAGCGGTTCCAGGACCGGCTCGACGATCCGGAAAAACACTGGAAATTCGACCGTGCTGACCTTTCCAAACGCCTGGAATGGGATGACTACCAGCTCGCGTTCCAGGACATGCTCAGATTCTGTACGACAGAACATGCTCCGTGGTACGCCATTCCGTCTGATCAGAAGTGGTACCGGAACGTCGCGATCGCCCGAGTGATGATCGATACACTGAAGCGGATGAATCCAAAATATCCGCAGTCGGAAGATCTCAGCGACGTGAAGTTTGAATAG
- the rph gene encoding ribonuclease PH: protein MSRQDGRAANELRPIRIQRNFTKNAAASVLIQAGNTIVLCTASLENSVPAWRKPRAEGVTAAGWVTAEYSMLPGSTAPRKQRDRLKVDGRTTEIQRLIGRSLRAAVDFQALGERTITIDCDVLQADGGTRTLSTTGGFIALCDAVLGIESPRPILKDSVAAVSVGVLDERPVLDLDYAEDSRAEVDMNVIMTGSGRFIEIQGTAEGEPFDEDLLHRQLSLARDGIRQLTQLQKDAFGDVWPLT from the coding sequence ATGTCGCGTCAGGACGGCCGTGCTGCCAATGAACTTCGCCCCATCAGGATCCAGCGGAACTTTACGAAGAATGCGGCCGCCAGCGTCCTGATTCAGGCGGGCAACACGATCGTCCTGTGCACAGCCAGCCTGGAAAACAGCGTGCCCGCATGGCGAAAGCCCCGCGCAGAAGGTGTCACCGCAGCTGGCTGGGTGACGGCGGAATATAGCATGCTTCCCGGCAGCACGGCGCCGCGGAAACAGCGGGATCGGCTGAAAGTGGACGGCCGGACGACGGAAATCCAGCGGTTGATCGGCCGCAGCCTGCGGGCCGCCGTCGATTTCCAGGCGCTTGGCGAGCGAACGATCACGATCGACTGCGACGTCCTGCAGGCAGACGGAGGAACTCGAACCCTGAGCACGACGGGCGGATTCATCGCTTTGTGCGACGCCGTCCTGGGCATCGAGTCGCCGCGGCCGATCCTGAAGGACAGCGTCGCCGCCGTCAGCGTCGGCGTTCTCGACGAGCGACCCGTGCTGGATCTGGACTATGCAGAAGACAGCCGCGCCGAAGTTGATATGAACGTCATCATGACGGGAAGCGGCCGTTTCATCGAAATTCAGGGCACTGCCGAAGGCGAACCCTTTGACGAAGATCTGCTGCACCGGCAACTGAGCCTGGCACGCGACGGAATCCGTCAGTTGACGCAATTGCAGAAAGACGCTTTCGGCGATGTATGGCCGCTGACGTAA
- a CDS encoding DUF1080 domain-containing protein, which produces MSRHDQNLLAGVFLTALTLCCVAPATATAQSEAEESDFKPLFDGDSFDHWDGDRKWFRIEDHSIMGGSLKERVPMNFFLQHEREFRDFELRLQFRLIGDDTNAGIQIRSQRIPDHHEMIGYQADLGQNYWGALYDESRRRKVLAGPDPEKIKAVLRQDDWNDYRILCQGPRIQLWINDLQTVDYTEQDSDIPLTGRIAVQIHGGPPGEAHYRNLRIREIE; this is translated from the coding sequence ATGAGCAGACACGATCAAAACCTGTTGGCAGGAGTCTTCCTGACGGCACTGACACTGTGCTGCGTCGCGCCCGCGACTGCGACAGCACAAAGCGAAGCGGAGGAATCCGATTTCAAGCCGCTGTTCGATGGCGATTCCTTCGACCACTGGGACGGTGACCGGAAGTGGTTTCGCATCGAAGACCACAGCATCATGGGCGGATCGCTGAAGGAACGCGTGCCGATGAATTTCTTTCTGCAGCACGAACGCGAATTCCGTGACTTTGAGCTTCGGCTGCAGTTCCGGCTGATCGGCGACGACACCAACGCGGGGATACAGATTCGCAGCCAACGAATTCCGGATCACCACGAAATGATCGGCTACCAGGCGGACCTGGGCCAGAACTACTGGGGTGCGCTGTACGACGAATCGCGCCGGCGGAAAGTGCTGGCCGGACCTGATCCGGAAAAGATCAAAGCTGTCCTGCGACAAGACGACTGGAACGACTATCGCATCCTGTGCCAGGGGCCGCGAATTCAGCTTTGGATCAACGACCTGCAGACCGTCGACTACACCGAACAGGATTCCGATATTCCGCTTACAGGGCGCATCGCCGTGCAGATTCACGGCGGCCCGCCGGGTGAAGCACACTACCGCAACCTGCGAATTCGTGAAATTGAGTAG
- a CDS encoding beta-ketoacyl-[acyl-carrier-protein] synthase family protein — translation MAGCDGVRVVVTGVGVVSPIGIGNDNFWNSLSSNRSGIDFLHSIPGDGLPSAFGAEVRDFEPAKHLRERKFLKVMSRDIQLGVASANLAVRDAGIQPGDIDPYRFGVEFGAGRMTSHPSELAAAANLCRSEAGDFELTRWGEGAVGSIAPLWLLRQLPNMPACHISIDHNACGPNNTITCRDTSALLALAEAVRIIEADRADVMIVGAASSNIHPVDIAKFHRFEGLSRRSDDPSRACRPFDFERDGAVVGEGGATFIVESYEHAVRRGANIYAEILGIGAGCDGRGSANEAGGLGLVRAMETSIRKSKIRPEELGHVNAQGKSTQPDDIVESRAYNRVFGDCLLKVPVTAMKSFVGHFDSGAGAVEMAGTLLALKYGEVPATLNYEIPDPRCRLNVVRGGPQRLRTRTAITVNRTAMGQSAAAVLRAI, via the coding sequence ATGGCTGGGTGCGATGGGGTTCGCGTAGTCGTCACCGGTGTTGGAGTTGTCTCTCCAATTGGTATCGGCAACGACAATTTCTGGAACAGCCTTTCCAGCAATCGCTCCGGAATCGATTTTCTGCATTCCATTCCCGGTGACGGGCTGCCGTCAGCCTTTGGCGCTGAGGTTCGTGACTTCGAACCCGCCAAACATTTGCGTGAGCGCAAGTTCCTGAAAGTGATGTCCCGCGACATCCAGCTCGGTGTGGCATCTGCGAATCTGGCCGTCCGTGACGCGGGAATTCAGCCGGGCGACATCGACCCATACCGATTTGGCGTCGAATTTGGTGCGGGACGCATGACCTCGCACCCGTCCGAACTGGCCGCCGCCGCCAATTTGTGCCGCAGCGAAGCAGGCGATTTCGAACTGACCCGCTGGGGTGAAGGCGCCGTGGGAAGTATCGCGCCGCTGTGGCTTTTGCGCCAGCTTCCCAATATGCCGGCGTGCCATATTTCTATCGACCACAACGCCTGTGGTCCGAACAACACGATCACCTGTCGTGACACGTCAGCCCTGCTGGCTCTGGCCGAGGCCGTCCGAATCATCGAAGCGGATCGTGCGGATGTCATGATTGTCGGCGCTGCAAGTTCCAACATTCATCCCGTTGACATTGCTAAGTTTCATCGCTTTGAGGGCCTTTCCCGACGATCAGATGATCCTTCGCGGGCCTGCCGGCCGTTTGACTTCGAACGCGATGGTGCTGTCGTGGGCGAAGGCGGTGCGACATTTATCGTCGAAAGCTACGAACATGCCGTCCGGCGGGGAGCCAACATCTACGCCGAGATCCTTGGCATTGGTGCCGGCTGCGACGGGCGGGGTTCCGCAAACGAAGCCGGTGGTCTGGGCCTTGTGCGAGCGATGGAAACGTCGATCCGCAAGTCGAAGATCCGCCCCGAGGAACTTGGCCATGTAAACGCGCAGGGAAAGAGTACTCAGCCGGACGACATCGTCGAATCACGGGCCTACAACCGCGTCTTTGGGGATTGCCTGCTGAAGGTGCCGGTCACCGCGATGAAAAGCTTCGTGGGACACTTTGATTCCGGAGCGGGTGCCGTCGAAATGGCCGGTACGCTGCTCGCCCTGAAATACGGCGAAGTTCCGGCAACGCTGAACTACGAGATTCCCGATCCTCGCTGCCGTCTGAATGTGGTGCGGGGAGGTCCGCAGCGACTGCGGACCCGTACTGCGATCACGGTCAATCGCACCGCGATGGGACAAAGCGCCGCGGCTGTGTTGCGAGCGATCTGA